The genomic interval GTTGCGGCGGAGGCCGCCCTTCCGACCACGGGGTGGGAGCGAGAGGTGGCCCGCGGACTGGAGATGGGCCTGCTGGGCGCCGACTCCATCGTCGACCGCACCATCCCGACGTTCAGCCGCGGCGAGCTCCCGCATTACGCCGGCATCAACACGTTCCTCAAGCAGCCGTACGTGGAGGACGTCAGCAGGTGCGGCGAATACGACGTTGCCGTCTTTGGCGCTCCGCACGACTCGGGCACGACCTACCGCCCGGGCACCCGGTTCGGGCCGCAAGGCATGCGCCGCATCTCGGCCCTCTACGGCCCCTATTCGTTCGAACTCGGCGTGGACCTGCGCGAGTCCATCACCATGTGCGACCTCGGCGACGTCTTCACCATCCCGGGCAACATCGAGAAGACCTTCGACCAGATCTCCAAGGCCGTCTCGCACGTCTTCGCCTCGGGCGCCTTCCCCGTTGTCCTGGGCGGCGACCACTCCATCGGGTACCCGACCGTGCGGGGGGTGGCCGAGCACCTGGGCGGCAACCTCGGGATCATCCACTTCGACCGCCACGTCGACACGCAAGAGACCGACCTCGACGAGCGCATGCACACCACGCCGTGGTTCCACGCGACCGACATCCCGAACGTGCCTGCGAAGAACCTGGTGCAGGTGGGCATCGGGGGATGGCAGGCGCCCCGGCCGGGCGTGAAGATCGGCCGCGAGCGGGGCACGACGATCATGACCGTCACCGACTGCGTGGAGATGGGCATCGCGGCGGCGGCCGAGCGGGCCCTCGAGGTGGCCTGGGACGGCGCCGAGGCGGTGTGGCTCAGCTTCGACGTCGACTGCCTCGACGCCGCTTTCGTCCCCGGGACAGGTTGGCCCGAGCCCGGTGGGTTCCTGCCCCGCGAGGTCCTCACGTTCATCCAGCTGGTGGCGGAACGTCCGCTCGCGGGCATCGAGGTCGTCGAGTGCTCGCCGCCGTACGACAACGCCGACATCACGTCCCTCATCGGGACCCGAGTGATCTGCGACACCCTGGGCTGCCTCGTGCGGGCGGGCCACCTACCGAGGAGGCAGTCATGATGCGCACCAGATGGAGCATCGCCACACGGGCCGTCCTCGCCCTCGCGGTCGGCGTGGCCCTGGTGGCCGGCGCCTGCGGCGGTGACGACGACGACACCACGGACTCCGGCGGCACGGCGACCGCGGGCGTCACGATCCGGCTCGGCTTCAGTGCCTGGCCCGGGTGGTTCCCGTGGCAGGTAGCCGACGAGAAGGGCCTGTTCGCCAAGGCCGGCCTCGATGTCGACCTCACCTATTTCGAGAGCTACACCGACTCGCTCAACGCCCTCAACGCCGGCAAGCTCGACGCCAACAGCCAGACGCTGAACGACACGATCTCGTCGGTCGGCGCCGGCGCCGAGGAGGTCGTGGTCCTGGCCAACGACAACTCCACCGGCAACGACCAGATCATCGTGAAGCCCGGCATCGCGTCCGTCGCCGACCTGAAGGGCAAGAAGGTCGGCGTGGAGGAGGGCACCGTCGACCACTTCCTGCTGCTGCTCGGCCTCGAGAAGGCGGGCCTGAAGCCGGAGGACGTCGACATCCAGCCGCTCCTCACCGACGCCGCCGCCTCGGCCTTCGCCGCCGGCCAACTCGACGCCGTCGGCGTGTTCGCCCCCTTCACCACCAAGGCCCTGGAGCTGCCCGGATCGAAGGCTCTGTTCACGTCGGCCGACTTCCCCGGCTCCATCCCCGACCACCTGGTGTTCGGGAAGGGCTTTGTGAAGGACCATCCCGACGAGGTGCAGAAGCTGGTCGACGTGTGGTTTGACACCCTCGCCTACATCGAGCAGTACAAGGAGGAGTCGGTGGCCATCATGGCCAAGCGGGCCGGCGTCACGCCCGAGGAGTACGCCGACTACGACAAGGGCACCACCGTCTTCTCCGAGGAGGACAACGTGGCCGCCTTCGCGCCCGGCGGCGACATGTCGCACCTCGACTTCGCGGCCAGGTCGATGGCCACCTTCCTCGTCGGCGCCGGCCTGGTGAAGGAGGAGCCGGACCTCACCACCCTCCTGGAGCCGAGGTTCATCACGGCGGCGGGCACGTCGTGACGGCCGCACGCCCGGCTGCCTGCCGAGCACCCATGCATCCCTGCGGTGACGTGGCGGCGGCCCGGTGACGCCGGCCCAGCAGGCGCTCCTCGCCGACCGGGCGGTGCTCGACGCCCGCCCAGAGGACGGCATCGAGGTTGTCCGTCGGCGGGCCCGCCGCCCGGCCCGTCCGCCTGCCACCGGCTTCTTCCGGCTGCGGGAGCCAATTCCGGACCGCCTGCGCCGACCGCTCGTGGTGGGGTCGGTCATCGTGCCGCTCCTGCTGTGGGAGGTCATCACCGCGACTCACGCCGTGAAGCCCTTGTTCCTGCCGTCGCCCGCATCCGTGATCCGCGCCTTCCGGGACCTGGCCACGAGCGGCCTGCTGTGGACCGACGCCCAGGCCACCCTCACCCGCATCGGGATCAGCTTCGCCCTGGTCGTGGTGGTGTCCGTGCCGCTCGGCCTGGCCATGGGCAGCTTCCCGTCCCTGCGGGCGATCTTCGAGCCGATGATCAGCTTCTTCCGCTACATGCCGGCGCCGGCGTTCATCCCGCTGCTCATCGTCTGGCTCGGGTTCGGCGAGTCGGCCAAGATCACGCTGCTGTTCATCGGCACGGTGTTCTTCAACACGGTGATGAGCGCAGACGTCGCCGCCCAGGTCCCCAAGGAGCTCATCAACGCCTCGTACACGCTGGGCGCCCGCCGCTGGGCGGTGGTGCGCAAGGTGATCGTCCCCCACTCCATCCCGGGCCTCGTCAACGCCATGCGGGTGAACATCGCCGCCACCACCAACCTGGTCGTGGTGGCCGAGCTGATCGCAGCGCAGGAGGGGCTCGGCTACCGCATCACCCGCGCACAGCGATTCCTGCAGACCGACCAGATCTTCGCCGTGCTCATCGTCATCGGCATCATCGGGATCACGTTCGACGTGGGCTTCCGCCTGCTCCGGAACGCCGTCGCCCCGTGGGCCCGGTGACCTCCGGCCCGGCTCCCCCCAAGCTGCGGACAGTCGGCCTGACGAAGGACTTCGTCACCCGGCCGGGCCCGTTGCGGGTGCTCGACCGCATCGACGTCTCGGTGGGCGACGGCGAGTTCGTGTGCATGGTGGGATCGTCGGGGTGCGGGAAGTCGACGCTCCTGGCCATCGCCGCCGGCCTGGAGCAGGCCACCGAGGGCGAGGTGCTGCTCGACGGCGCACCGGTCACCGGCCCGGGCGCCCACTGCGGCCTGGTGTTCCAGAGCTTCTCCCTCTACCCGTGGCGCACCGTGGCCGAGAACGTGGCCTTCGGTCTCGAGATCGCCGGCCTCGACAGGGCGGCCAGAAGGAAGCGGGTGGCCGACTACCTGGACGTGATGGAGCTCTCGGCCTTCGCCGACGCCCTGCCCGGGCAGCTGTCCGGGGGCATGAAGCAGCGCACCGCCATCGCCCGCGCCCTGGCCACGGAGCCCGAGGTGCTCCTGCTCGACGAGCCTTTCGGCGCTCTCGATGCCCAGACCCGCGGGTCGATGCAGGAGCTGATCCTCGGGGTGTGGCGCACGCTCGGCACGAGCATCCTGATGGTGACGCACGACGTCGAGGAGGCCGTCCTCCTGTCGAACCGGGTCTATGTGCTGTCGCCCCGCCCCGGCCGGGTCGCCGCCGAGCTCGACATCCGGCTCCCGGACCCCAGGCACCGCTCGATGCTCCGGGATCCGGAGTTCCAGTCGCTGTGCCACCGGGTCGACGACCTGCTCGGCGAGACCATGCAGGCGGAGCCCACCCCGAGCGGCTGAGCCCCTCGCCGTGGATCCCTCGTGTGAGGGGCGCACGATTCGGCTGCCGGAACGATCGGCGGCAGTCAGAATGACCCCGTGACGAACGCCCCGCAGCTGCCCCGCGTCGGCGTCGTGCTGCGCGAGGGCGAGACGGTGAGCCCGCTCGAGCTGTTCTTCGACCTGGTGTTCGTGCTGGCCATCACCCAGTGCACGGCGCTCATGGTCGAGCACCCCACGTGGACCGGTATCGGGCGCGGCCTCATCGTCCTCGGCCTTCTGTGGTGGAGCTGGGTCGGCTACGCCTGGCTCACCAGCGTGGTGGACCCCGAGGAGGGCTTCGTGCGCCTTTCGCTCTTCGCCAGCATGGGGGCGCTCCTGGTGGCCGCGTTGTGCGTCCCCGACGCGTTCGGCGACCACGGCGTCACCTTGGCGATCGCGTACGGGGTCTTCCGGGCCGGGCAGATCCTGGTCTTCCTCCTGGCCAGCAGGAACGACCCGCAGCTGCGTCACTCCGTCCTGGGCCTGGCGCTGAGTACGTTCGCGGCCGCCGTCGTCCTCGTCGGCGGGGCGTTCCTCGACAGCGGGCCGCAGGCAGCGGTGTGGCTGGGCGCGCTGGCCCTCGACATGGTGGCGCCGATGTTCATCGACACCCGGGGCTGGCGGTTCGAGCCCGCCCATTTTGCCGAGCGCCACGGCCTCATCGTCATCGTGGCCCTGGGCGAGTCGATCGTGGCCATCGGCGCCGGGGCCGGCTCCGAGGTGGACGGCGGCGTGATCGTCGCCGCAGTCCTCGGCATCGCGGTGGTCGCCGGCTTCTGGTGGGCCTACTTCGACGTCAGCTCGATACTGGCGGCCCGCCGCCTCGCCGCGGTCGAGGACGAGCGGGAGCGCAACGAACTGGCGCGCGACGCCTACTCCTACCTGCACCTGCCGATGGTGGCCGGCATCGTGCTGGTGGCCTTCGGCCTGCGTGTCACGCTCACCCACGTGGGCGATCCACTCGGATGGGAGGCGGCCACCGCCCTGGTCGGTGGCACCGCCCTCTACCTCCTCGCCGTCCTGGCGTTCAAGCGGCGCACCATCGGTCGGTTCAGCGGCCAGCGCCTGGTGGGGGTGGCCGTCGTCGTCCCGATCATCCCGCTGTCGCACCGCATCGACGCCGGCGCCACCCTCGCCCTCGTGGCCACCGTGCTGTGGGCCCTCTTCGCCTACGAGGCCGTCCGGTTCGCCGAGGCCCGCAACGAGGCCCGCCACGCCGGCCATGCCCACGACACCGCCTGAGGAGCTTCCGGGTTCGGAATCGACCGCTGCCGGCTGCCTGTCGATTTTCCTCTCGAGATCGGCCGTCCGTAGGGTGCCGGCGGTGGACCCACGGCCAGGCCCAGCACCTCCCCGGTCCCGTCGGCCCCCACCCCCGGAGTACTTCGTTGAGTTATCGAGCGCCACCTTGCCCGAGCCTTTCGGCGGTCGGCCCAATCATCACTATCGAGCCCAGGGGACGAAACCCAGCGGCGAGGAATGCCCGCAGCGAGGCCGCGTTTCCAGGTGCGATATGAGCAAATAACGGCTCACCGCTGGGCGGAACCCTTAGGGCTTGCTCGATGAGACGTCGGCCATGCGCCTTCGATCGCTTCTCTGGGAAGACCTCAACGCTGAGCTCGAGCCACCCGAACGGATTGCGACCGAGGGTGACAATCCCTTGGGGATCGTCGAGCACCATGACGTCCTGGCGGCGCGATCGGGCCAGTCGGACTCGGTCGTGATCCGCCGAACCTCTCGGTCGTGGCAAGGGCCGTGTGTCCTCCTGTTGCCAAACGGCCGAGCACCACGTCGTGGCTTCCGACGTACCCTCCGGGACCGGCGAGCCAGAGGAGGAACTCCGGCTCCACGGCTCGGCCCAACCCGTCGATGCGCTGAGCCCTGACAAGCTCGGGCCGCAGCGCGGTGGCGACGAACGCGTGGGCCCGTCAGCGCGAGGACCGCCTCTGCGCCGTCCTCACTGGGAGCGACGACCTCAGCCTCCGCATCGGCGGGAGGAAACCTGCCGTCGATCGCCCGGGCCAGGATCTGCGTCAGGAGATGCCGTGCCAACCGACCCTCAAGTCCCACCACTCAGGGGACACACGCCATGTCAGGGACGCGACCGGAGGCGTGTCCACCGCTCCTCGACCGGCTTCAAGGCTCTGTCGCGACGGGCGCGCCATCTCGTTGATGCCCCTATTTCACCATGAGGTGTACGAATGGGAACCAGTTCAACGGACTTCGACAGGAGGCGGCGATGGACCACGTCATGCGGAGCCTGCGCACGGCGATCAACGACCATGACCTGGATGGCTTCGTTGCGCTCTTCGCACCGGACTATCGCAGCGAGCAGCCTGCGCACCCAGCCCGCACGTTCCAGGGCGCCGACCAGGTTCGCGAGAACTGGGCATCGGTGTTTGCGGGTATCCCCGATCTGAGCGCAGAGCTCCGGGTGCTCGCCACGACGGACGATGGGATCGAGATGGGGGAGTGGGATTGGCATGGGACCCACGTCGACGGGTCACGCTTCGCCATGCGGGGCGTCATCATCATCGGAGTCAGGGGGGGTCAAATCGCGTGGGGGCGTCTCTACATGGAGCCCGTCGAGCAAGGCGGCGCGGACATTGGCGAGATGGTGCGCGAGACGTATCGTCCACCCGGCCCCTGAGGATTTTTGGGGGGTGGCCGGGCCGTGTGGCTGAAGGCGGGCCACGCTCCCCACAGCACCTCGTGATCGGCCCGGCCAGAACGGGCAAACCGCACGGAACGGCCCAGTTCGACCACTGACAGCGCGCGGAAATGTGCGGACTGCGCCAGGAATCTCACGGCGCGCGGCGAACACCTTTCCATGCTCCGGACTCTCGTGACCGTCCTGCTCGGATGGGTCGCCGTGTCCGCCGTGCTCACGCCGCTGTCCGGGATGCTGCTGCGCCAGCGTGACCGGAGCCCTGGGGCGCGTCCAGTCGAGGTCCGGATACCCCTGTTGACGAGCCTCGTTGCAGCCACCGCACTGCTCGTCGCCGTTGCGTCGATCGACGGAGGGAGCGCCGGGCCGAGATCCCGCTCGGTCGCATCGCCCCGGCGATCCCCCAGTCGCCCTCTCGGAGGGGCGCCGGCCGCGCCACCAGGACGGCCGAGCCCGGCCTCGCCCGAGCCGACTGGCGATGCCGGGCCGGTATGGCGTTCTGGCCCGAATCCCCAGCCCGAATTGGCGACGGCTGGCCTGGGCTTCGGTATCGGGGTCGCGGGCCCCGGTGCTGCAATTACCGACCGCCTCGGCGTCTTCGCCGCTCTTCCCGGCGGCGCCGTCGCCGGGGCGCAGGTGGCGGGCGCTGAGACGCAAGCGGACGGCCCACGGCGAGAAGCGGATCCGGCCGGCGTCACCGGTGACCCTGTCGCGCCTCCGGCCATTGTCGGCGGTGACCCTGTCACGCCTTCGGCTGTCGCGGCCGGAAGCCCGGAGACGAGTGCCACCGGCGCCACCGGAGCTCCACCTGCACGACCGACGACAGCGGCCGCCTCTGCCGCAGAGACGTCGCCCCCGAGCGGTACGGCCGCCACGGCACCGCCGCCGACCCGACGACGCCCGGCGAAGGCATCCGCGGCTGCGGATGAGACGGCGCCGCGCCGCCCCTCCGGTAACCGATCCGATCCGAGGATCGAGCGGCCGGACCGGGCGCCGAAGGGTCGGCGAGACGGCAGCAGCGGTGCCGATCGGGGTGCCAAGCGATCCCGTTTGGGGTGACTGACCCGTCCGACTTGGATTGGTGGACGATACCGATCAGCGGCGTGGCCACGTCGTCGGGCGCCACGACCTTGGTCGACGATGGCGCCGCAGCCGCAGTCACTTTCGGCACATCGTCGGGCACGTAAGCACCTCCGGCGCCATCACCGCTAACCTCGGGTGCGGTAGCTGTCCGGGGCACCTACGAGCGGGAGCGAGGGCTCATTGGCGACGCAAGGCCACTCCAGGAAACAGGATGTGGTCCAGCCGGTGGCCAGGTCCTCGTCGGTGGACGGTGTCCGCCGGGAGCTCGAGGAGCTCGGGCTGAGCGCGTACGAGGCGCGGGTGCTGCTGGCGTTGTTGCGCGTCGGGTCCGCCACGAGCGCAGAGCTGGCCAAGGCCTCGGGGGTCCCGCGGACGAGCGCGTACCAGGTTCTCGAGGAGCTGAGTGAGAAGCGGCTGGTGCACCGCGTGCCGGGTGGACGGGCGGCGGTCTGGGCCTGTCCGGGCACCGACCTCGTCTTCGACCGGCTCGATGCCGCCCAGGAGGAGCGGCTGCGAGAGCACCGCACGCGAACGGCCCGTCTCCGGCAGGTGCTCGCCGAGCCTCCGGCGCCGGCCGAGGGATCCGTCTCCCCGCCACACGTGCATTTCGTCCGCGGGGCGGCCGAGGTGCGGGCCGTCTACGACCGGCTCCTGGCCGGAGCGGCGAGCGAAGTCGTCGTCTTCAACCGGCCGCCGTACGCCACGACGGTGAACGTGGTGAAGCAGACGCCCACCGACGTCACCGGCCAGGACGAGGTGAACCCCCTCGTCCTCGAGGCGCTCGCCCGTGGTGTCCGGTTCCGCGCCCTCTACGAGGCGTCTCGCTGGGCCGACCCCGATGCAGCGGTCTTCCGGGAAGCGATGGGGGTGTACCACCGGGCGGGCGTGGAAGGGCGCCTGGTGGACAGGCTGACGGTCAAGTTGGCGGTCGCCGACCGGTCAGCCGCTCTCATGGCGCTCACCGACCCGGGGCAGGAGATCGGTCATCCCACGAGCCTGTTCATCGATCACGCCGGTTTCGCCGAGTTGCAGGCCGACGGCTTCGAACAGCGGTGGGCTTCGGCGGACGCCATCGACTGACAAGAGTCGGCCGAGCGTGCTGCGGCGCCCACATGGGCGGTGCCATTGACATGTCGGCGCATCTGTCGTAGGTTCCACCGACGACAGTTCGCGGCGGCGGCACCGTACGCTCCGGCGGACAGGAAAGGGACCCAGCGATGAAGCGAGCCTCGACGCGGTGCGTGATCGGAGCCGGGGTTGCCATGGCTGCCGCAGTGCTCGGTGTCACCAGCTTCGCCTGGGCATGCAGCGGGCAGGGCGAGATCACCGCTCCCACCAACGGCGTCGGGACGGCGGGAGAATCCGTGGTCGTGGCCGGAAGGGTGGGGCCGACGGAAACCGTGGACCTCCTCTGGAAGAACCAGTCGAATCAGACGCAGGTGCTGGCCTCGCAGGTCTCGACTCGGGCCGACCACACGTTCTCGACGAACGTCACCGTTCCGGCGGTCGGGCCGGGTCTGTACCTCATCCAGGCGGTCGGAAAGGACGGGAAGGCGGAGTACACGGCGGTTACCACCTTCGAGGTGGTAGCTGCCGAGACGGACGGGACCACGACCGCTCCGGCCGCACCGACCACCGCTCCGCCTGCACCCGCGGAGACCCGGCCCGGGATGCCTCCACAGCAGGTCTCGCAGGCGCCGACGCCAGCCGAGTCGTCGCCCGCTCCGTCCTCGACAGGTGCGGCTGCGGCTGTCCCGATCCCCGCTGGGTCGGCATCGTTGCCGGCAGCGGTCCCCCTCGCTGCGTCGGCGACGGCCCGGCCCGGCGGGGACGCCCGATCCATCGCCGGCCGGGCCGCGTCTCCGGCCCTCGCGCCGCTGACGACGCCTGGCGCACCCGGGGGCGCAACCGCGGCGGTCGGCGCATCGACGGCAGACGTGGTCAGCCCCCTCTCGGCATTCGGCGACCTGTGGCCCGGCCTCGACTCGCCTGCGCGGCGAGCGGCGAGCCTCGACGGCGCCAGGCCAGGCGGTCCGCAGCCCGAGGCTGGGACGCTGGGCGTCGAGCTCGTCATGGCCGGCTTCGGCCTGGCCGTTCCCGTCGGCGCCGTCATGGCGGCGCGCCGGCGCCGGGAGCTGCGTGCAGGCGCCGGTGGCTGACGTCGGGTCGACCACGACCCGGTCCGCCATCTGAGACGTGGAGCAGCGCGCGCCCTCCGTCGGCGCCAGCGGTCGACGTCGGTCAACGAAGGGGAGATCCGGTGCGGGGATCCACGCCTAGCAGGACCGATGTGGGCAGGCGGGCGCGGCGCACCACGGCGCTCGTCCTCGCCTCGCTGCTCATCCCGAGCTTGTCCGCCGTCGCATCGCCCTCTCCTCCCTCGGCGGCGGGCACGCCGGCACCTGCGGCTGGCGCCGACGCCCCCGCCGACGCCCCCGCCGGCCCCCAGGAGACCGAGGCAGCCCAGGACATCGCAGCCCGGCTGCCCGTTCGCTTCGAGCCCAACCGGGGCCAGTACGACCGGGCCGTCGAGTTCGTCGCCCACGCCGGCAGGACCACCCTCTTCCTCACCGGGGACGAAGCCGTCCTCAGCCTGAGCGGCAGCCGCGGCGGCACAAGCGTGGTTCGCCTCAGCCTGAACGGCGCCGAGGCCGAGCCCGTCCTCGAGCCGTCGAACCGCCTGGCCGGCGCCACCAACTACCTGGTGGGCAAGGACCGGCGGAAGTGGATCACCGGCGTGGAGGGGTACGGCCAGGTCCGCTACCGCAGCGTGTACCCGGGCGTCGACCTGGTGTTCCACGGCGGCGACCAAGGTCTCGAGTACGACTTCGTGGTGGCACCGGGTGCGGATCCCGGGGTCATCGACATGGAGATGACCGGCGGCCGCAACTTGCGCGTCGACCCGGCCGGCGACCTCGTGCTCGCCACGAGTGGCGGGGAGCTCCGCCAGCCCCGACCCCTGGTGTCCCAGTCGGAGGGAGATGGCCGGGCCACGGTCGCCGGCAGCTTCAGCCTGCACGGTCGGCGCGTCGGTTTCGACATCGGCGCGTACGACCACGAAAAGGCGCTGGTCATCGATCCCGTGCTGGCCTACTCCTCCTACCTGGGCGGGCGTGGCGAAGAGTTCGCCAACGCCGTGGCCGTCGATGCGGCCGGAAACGCCTTCGTGGCCGGCACGACCACCGATACCGACTTCCCGACGACCACCGGCACCGATCGGACCTGCGGCGTCGACGGCAACTGTGATCCCGATGCCGTGTTCCACGACGGATCCAGCACGGCCGGATCGACCGCGTACACCTCCGCGTCGGCCCTCTTCACCCTCGACGACGTGGGCAGGGAGATCACCGGCCCCAACATCCCCGTGGGTGCACGCATCTCGGCGGTGGTGGACACGACGACCATCACCCTCTCGGCACCGGCCACCGGCACGGGCGCGTCCCTCACCTTCAGCATCGCCTACGCGACGTTCTTCGACGGGCGCAGCACAGCCGGGTCGACAACCGTGTCGTCCACCCTGCCGCACTTCGTGGCCACCGACGTCGGCAAACCGCTGTACGGCCTGGCCACGTTCGAGAGCGCGGTCACCATCACCGCCGTCGTCGATGCAATGACGGTCACGGTGTCGGCCGCAGCGGTCAGTTCGGGCGACCACCTCGTGTTCCAGATCGGGCGGGACGAGTTCGCCGACGGTGTCCTGACGGCGGGATCGACGACCCTGACGTCGGCCACCGCCAACTTCCTCCCGTCCGACGAGGGCCGCGCGATCTACTCCCCCTATCCGTCTCCCCAGGTGGTTCCCTCCGGCGCAACGATCGCCCAGGTCGTCGACGCCACCACGGTGAGGCTGTCCACCCCGGCCTTCGTGTCGACATCCGGGGCCCGGTTCCAGATCCAGCGAGGGCGAGCCAACCAGGGCGCACAGGGGGATGCCTTCGTCACCAAGGTGTCGGCCGACGGCTCCCAGGTGATCTGGTCCACCTACCTCGGCGGCAGCGGCATAGACGGGATCACCGCCATCGCGCTCGACTCGAGCGGCGCGCCGGTGGTCACGGGTGCCACCTCCTCGCTCGACTTCCCGTCCTCGGTCGGCGCCTTCTCCACCAGGTGCGGCATCGACGGCGGTTGCACGGCGCCGGACGCCTTCGTCGCCAGGCTGGCGCTCGACGGCCGCAGCCTCGACTTCGCCACCTACCTGGGGGGGCGAGACGAGGATTCGGCCAACGGCATCGCTTTCGATCCGTCCTCGGGCACGGCCTGGGTCACGGGGCAGACCACATCCAGCCACTTCCCCACGACCGGCGGGGCGCTCGCCACGACATGCGGCACCGACGGATCGTGCAACGCCGACGCGACGTTCAACGACGGTGCGAGCGTGGACGGCTCGCCGACCTACCGATCGGAGGCCGCCGCCTTCACGGACGACGACCTGGAGAAGGAGATCTACGGAGAGGGCATTCCGTCGGGCACCACCATCGTCGCGGTGGTAGACGAGTCCACCATCACCCTCTCGCAGCTCGCCACCGTCACTCGAACGGGCCTCACCTTCAGCATCGCCAACTCGACCTTCGACGACGGCGCGGCCGAGGCCGGCTCCACGACCTACACCACCGGCCAGCCCCATTTCGTCGCCTCCGACGCCGGCAAGGGCATCAGCGGCGACGACCTTCCCGGAGGGACGACGATCGTCGCAGTGGTCGACGCGCAGACAGTCACCCTGTCGGCGCCGGCGACGGCGACCGGGGACGGTCTCGCCTTCACGATCGCCCGGGCGACGTTCGCGGACGGGGTCAGCACGATCGGCACGCCCAACTACACGTCGCTCACCGCCGACTTCCGTCCGGACGACCAGGGCAAGCCCATTCGCGGGACCGACATCCCGGACGGCACCACGATCCAGACGGTGGTGGACGCAACCACGGTCACCCTTTCGCAGCCACCGACGGCGGATGGTTCGGGCCTCGCGTTCACGATCGACCGGGACACCTACCAGTTCTCCGGACGATTCGCCGTCGGCCAGACGCACATCGACAACTTTGCAGCCAGCTTCACCCCGTTCGACGTCGGCAAGGGCATCTCCGGGGACGGCATCGCCCCGGACACGGTCATCCTCAGCGTCACCAGCGCGTTCAGCGCGGTGATGTCCAAGCCGGCCACCGCAACCGAGTTCTCGAGCACGATCACCATCGCCCGCACGACGTTCGTCGATGGTGCCAGCACCTCGGGGACGCCGACGTTCGCCTCGGCGTCGGCGTCGTTCACCGCAGCCGACGTCGGAAAGGCGATCAGCGGGACGAACATCGCGCCCGGCTCGACGATTCTCGCCGTCGTCGACGCGCAGACGGTCACCATGTCCCAGAACGCCACCGGCACCGGCACCGGGCTCACGTTCACCGTGGAGCGGAACTCCTTCACGGACGGCGTGGCCACCACTGCGTCGCCGCCGTACACCTCGGCGACCGCCGCCTTCACCGACACCGA from Acidimicrobiales bacterium carries:
- a CDS encoding SBBP repeat-containing protein, producing MGRRARRTTALVLASLLIPSLSAVASPSPPSAAGTPAPAAGADAPADAPAGPQETEAAQDIAARLPVRFEPNRGQYDRAVEFVAHAGRTTLFLTGDEAVLSLSGSRGGTSVVRLSLNGAEAEPVLEPSNRLAGATNYLVGKDRRKWITGVEGYGQVRYRSVYPGVDLVFHGGDQGLEYDFVVAPGADPGVIDMEMTGGRNLRVDPAGDLVLATSGGELRQPRPLVSQSEGDGRATVAGSFSLHGRRVGFDIGAYDHEKALVIDPVLAYSSYLGGRGEEFANAVAVDAAGNAFVAGTTTDTDFPTTTGTDRTCGVDGNCDPDAVFHDGSSTAGSTAYTSASALFTLDDVGREITGPNIPVGARISAVVDTTTITLSAPATGTGASLTFSIAYATFFDGRSTAGSTTVSSTLPHFVATDVGKPLYGLATFESAVTITAVVDAMTVTVSAAAVSSGDHLVFQIGRDEFADGVLTAGSTTLTSATANFLPSDEGRAIYSPYPSPQVVPSGATIAQVVDATTVRLSTPAFVSTSGARFQIQRGRANQGAQGDAFVTKVSADGSQVIWSTYLGGSGIDGITAIALDSSGAPVVTGATSSLDFPSSVGAFSTRCGIDGGCTAPDAFVARLALDGRSLDFATYLGGRDEDSANGIAFDPSSGTAWVTGQTTSSHFPTTGGALATTCGTDGSCNADATFNDGASVDGSPTYRSEAAAFTDDDLEKEIYGEGIPSGTTIVAVVDESTITLSQLATVTRTGLTFSIANSTFDDGAAEAGSTTYTTGQPHFVASDAGKGISGDDLPGGTTIVAVVDAQTVTLSAPATATGDGLAFTIARATFADGVSTIGTPNYTSLTADFRPDDQGKPIRGTDIPDGTTIQTVVDATTVTLSQPPTADGSGLAFTIDRDTYQFSGRFAVGQTHIDNFAASFTPFDVGKGISGDGIAPDTVILSVTSAFSAVMSKPATATEFSSTITIARTTFVDGASTSGTPTFASASASFTAADVGKAISGTNIAPGSTILAVVDAQTVTMSQNATGTGTGLTFTVERNSFTDGVATTASPPYTSATAAFTDTDVGRTISGPNLAPYTTIASVIDAQTVTLSQSATGTGAGLSFTIDRGRPRGSPRSAAFVTGVGGDGTLVYSTYVDGSGDDVGYGIAMLGSTPVVTGSTSSGDFPVRNALQPSRSNCGPTGCGPTVAFVTRLGPNGSGPDDLVASTYLGGDAGGNSGDVGRAVAVDRFADVVVAGSTTSRDFPTRAAFQPVNQACTPDYCGQVGFVTRMAGSNLVSSSLLGGSSGQDAARGVAVDKNGAAHVVGSTSSSDFPTKAAVHFLRGEADAFAAKVDLA